The Ooceraea biroi isolate clonal line C1 chromosome 11, Obir_v5.4, whole genome shotgun sequence genome includes a region encoding these proteins:
- the LOC105278779 gene encoding uncharacterized protein LOC105278779 isoform X2 translates to MNAYRGLDVVSTTPKLVDVSKYNLRCNRNISEKMTKKDFIYDIRTPVQTVRKFEIQKRPIILPLQLRRKQSVDTKMPQYSVISEKVDNGGGGDATFMINRRTLGYECNSCHEPIATLFSLSTHVKSHCQRYCKICYWILRANETMDQHIGNYHRIEPCINSSPMSQDIV, encoded by the exons ATGAATGCTTACCGAGGACTGGACGTTGTATCGACGACTCCGAAGTTGGTGGACGTCTCGAAGTATAATCTGCGATGTAACCGCAATATCAGCGAGAAAATGACGAAGAAAGACTTCATCTACGACATTCGTACGCCTGTACAAACCGTGAGAAAG TTCGAGATACAGAAACGACCGATTATACTTCCCTTGCAATTGCGACGAAAACAGAGCGTTGACACAAAAATGCCGCAGTACTCTGTGATTTCCGAAAAGGTGGATaacggtggtggcggcgacgCGACTTTT ATGATAAACCGACGCACTTTAGGATACGAATGTAATTCCTGTCACGAGCCAATAGCCACTTTGTTCTCCCTATCGACTCACGTCAAGTCCCACTGTCAGAGATACTGCAAGATATGTTATTGGATTCTGCGTGCAAATGAGACAATGGACCAGCACATCGGCAATTACCATCGCATTGAGCCGTGTATCAACAGTTCTCCAATGTCTCAGGATATCGTTTGA
- the LOC105278779 gene encoding uncharacterized protein LOC105278779 isoform X1 yields MAWSFNYYMKWRVFVLLTIDHRGKEVTVCKIRGDMNAYRGLDVVSTTPKLVDVSKYNLRCNRNISEKMTKKDFIYDIRTPVQTVRKFEIQKRPIILPLQLRRKQSVDTKMPQYSVISEKVDNGGGGDATFMINRRTLGYECNSCHEPIATLFSLSTHVKSHCQRYCKICYWILRANETMDQHIGNYHRIEPCINSSPMSQDIV; encoded by the exons ATGGCGTGGTCTTTCAActattacatgaaatggaGAGTTTTTGTTTTGTTAACAATCGATCATCGCGGCAAAGAAGTGACTGTCTGCAAAATACGTGGAGATATGAATGCTTACCGAGGACTGGACGTTGTATCGACGACTCCGAAGTTGGTGGACGTCTCGAAGTATAATCTGCGATGTAACCGCAATATCAGCGAGAAAATGACGAAGAAAGACTTCATCTACGACATTCGTACGCCTGTACAAACCGTGAGAAAG TTCGAGATACAGAAACGACCGATTATACTTCCCTTGCAATTGCGACGAAAACAGAGCGTTGACACAAAAATGCCGCAGTACTCTGTGATTTCCGAAAAGGTGGATaacggtggtggcggcgacgCGACTTTT ATGATAAACCGACGCACTTTAGGATACGAATGTAATTCCTGTCACGAGCCAATAGCCACTTTGTTCTCCCTATCGACTCACGTCAAGTCCCACTGTCAGAGATACTGCAAGATATGTTATTGGATTCTGCGTGCAAATGAGACAATGGACCAGCACATCGGCAATTACCATCGCATTGAGCCGTGTATCAACAGTTCTCCAATGTCTCAGGATATCGTTTGA